A window from Oscillatoria sp. FACHB-1406 encodes these proteins:
- a CDS encoding universal stress protein → MFETVLFAIDRSQESRHALEIAADLVKKYGSRLVLLSVVEPPPAPEEGGATDPMSSEEAVGKLLEGAKTWLVEKGINAEAIERQGMPSFAICDVADELDADLIIMGSRGTGLTAEGAAESVTNRTIALSPCPVLVVP, encoded by the coding sequence ATGTTTGAGACCGTTTTATTTGCTATCGATCGCAGTCAAGAATCCCGCCATGCTTTGGAAATTGCCGCCGACCTCGTGAAAAAATACGGCAGTCGCTTAGTGCTGCTGTCCGTCGTCGAACCCCCGCCCGCACCTGAAGAAGGCGGTGCGACCGATCCGATGAGTTCTGAGGAAGCCGTCGGAAAATTGCTCGAGGGGGCGAAAACCTGGTTGGTAGAGAAAGGGATTAATGCCGAAGCGATCGAGCGCCAGGGAATGCCTTCGTTTGCGATTTGCGATGTCGCGGACGAATTAGATGCGGACTTGATTATTATGGGTTCGAGGGGTACGGGTTTGACCGCAGAAGGTGCGGCAGAAAGCGTTACCAATCGCACGATCGCGCTCTCGCCCTGTCCGGTTTTGGTTGTCCCCTAA
- a CDS encoding S-layer homology domain-containing protein, whose product MTNPLTPEPPPPQHRRRDDEWIAAIVAFSAIAALLFWILGDKESQWGLKGLSGLFAPASAPVAPSSPSPIVSGTPAPTVQPLLPRLLGRETVPTPDSTTVVVPSPSVTPTPLVPVPVAPARVESKTTSTGIQFKDVPPNHWAHDAIIALAERGIVAGFTDGTFRPERPITRAEFAAIVRDVLPDNTRRPAIQFKDIEPGFWAAPDIDLAVEKGFMKGYPGQIFKPAQQIPRLEALVALSAGLDLQPPPNPKQVLEKYPDRDKLPAWATNSVASASIAELVVNPPDKAQLLEPQRPATRADVAAMLYQVVERSPAK is encoded by the coding sequence ATGACGAATCCATTAACACCCGAACCCCCTCCCCCCCAACATCGCCGTCGAGATGATGAGTGGATTGCAGCGATTGTTGCTTTTAGCGCGATCGCAGCCCTTCTCTTTTGGATTTTAGGTGACAAAGAGAGCCAATGGGGTCTTAAGGGCTTGTCTGGTCTATTCGCACCTGCGAGCGCCCCAGTAGCGCCCTCATCGCCATCTCCTATCGTTTCAGGAACGCCCGCCCCCACCGTACAACCGCTACTCCCGCGTTTATTGGGACGCGAAACCGTCCCGACTCCCGACAGCACAACGGTTGTTGTACCCTCTCCGAGTGTGACACCCACTCCCCTTGTCCCCGTTCCTGTTGCGCCCGCTCGAGTGGAATCCAAAACAACCAGCACGGGAATTCAATTTAAGGACGTTCCCCCCAATCATTGGGCGCACGATGCGATTATCGCGCTCGCCGAACGCGGAATCGTTGCGGGTTTTACTGACGGAACCTTTCGCCCAGAGCGCCCGATTACGCGCGCCGAGTTTGCCGCGATCGTTCGCGACGTTTTGCCGGATAATACTCGTCGCCCAGCCATTCAATTCAAAGATATCGAACCGGGGTTTTGGGCGGCTCCCGATATCGATCTCGCGGTTGAAAAAGGTTTCATGAAGGGTTATCCCGGACAAATCTTCAAGCCCGCCCAGCAAATCCCCCGCCTGGAAGCCCTAGTTGCCTTGAGTGCGGGTTTGGATCTTCAGCCGCCCCCCAATCCCAAACAGGTGTTGGAGAAATATCCCGATCGCGATAAACTTCCCGCTTGGGCGACAAACAGTGTTGCTTCGGCTAGCATTGCCGAGTTAGTTGTTAACCCACCCGATAAGGCGCAACTACTCGAACCCCAGCGTCCGGCAACGCGCGCGGATGTTGCAGCGATGCTCTACCAAGTCGTCGAGCGATCGCCCGCAAAATAG
- a CDS encoding pentapeptide repeat-containing protein, which yields MNASKLLLRYAAGHRDFRAVSFREANLSRADLHEADFGGADLRQGNLAGSQLWGINFSRANLSGADLKRANLIRANLHFANLWGINAIDSDFTKADLRGADLRGADLTRANLKGADLRGANLQGADLTEVDLCQTDLRGSTLSRAYLYRADLSRANLCNADFKSADLSGVSLTKVRALSTNFEGAILSGVCIQNWYIDSSTNLKNVICDYIYLEENQKERRPSNPYETFASGQFASLFQRCKETLNLTFQEHIDWSAFMIAFKQLQQDFNGQLHIRTMGYSEENFFLIGIDLPLETNKIEIEQSFRKKYEEALVNEQGKEGGERGSFIQDRSHKEQDRELLEIVKLLAHYRISM from the coding sequence ATGAATGCTAGTAAGCTTCTGCTTCGTTATGCTGCCGGACATCGGGATTTTAGAGCCGTCAGCTTTCGCGAAGCGAATCTAAGTCGAGCCGATTTACACGAAGCTGATTTCGGCGGAGCGGATTTGCGCCAAGGGAATTTAGCAGGGAGCCAACTCTGGGGTATAAATTTTAGCCGTGCTAACCTCAGTGGTGCCGATCTCAAGCGCGCTAACTTAATTCGAGCTAATCTCCATTTTGCCAACCTTTGGGGGATTAATGCGATCGACAGTGACTTCACTAAGGCAGATTTGCGAGGTGCAGATTTGCGAGGTGCAGATTTAACCCGAGCGAACTTGAAAGGGGCAGATTTACGGGGAGCAAATTTACAAGGCGCAGACCTGACTGAGGTCGATCTCTGTCAGACAGACTTGAGAGGGAGTACGCTGAGTCGAGCCTATTTGTACCGCGCCGATTTGAGCCGAGCTAACCTCTGCAATGCGGATTTCAAGAGTGCCGATCTCAGTGGCGTTTCCCTCACAAAAGTTAGAGCGCTCTCGACAAATTTTGAAGGTGCAATTTTAAGCGGTGTTTGCATCCAAAACTGGTACATTGACTCCAGTACGAATTTAAAGAATGTTATCTGCGACTATATTTATCTAGAAGAAAACCAAAAAGAACGCCGTCCTTCTAATCCTTACGAAACGTTTGCGAGCGGTCAATTTGCGAGTCTTTTTCAAAGATGTAAAGAAACGCTAAACCTCACCTTTCAAGAGCATATTGATTGGTCGGCTTTTATGATTGCTTTCAAGCAACTGCAACAAGATTTTAACGGGCAACTGCACATCCGAACGATGGGTTATAGCGAAGAAAATTTCTTCTTAATCGGCATCGATCTTCCTTTAGAAACTAACAAAATAGAAATCGAGCAATCGTTTCGGAAAAAGTACGAGGAAGCCTTGGTAAACGAGCAAGGCAAAGAGGGCGGAGAGAGGGGAAGTTTTATTCAAGATAGGAGCCATAAAGAGCAAGATCGGGAACTTCTGGAAATTGTCAAGCTCCTCGCTCACTATCGCATTAGTATGTAG
- the rfbB gene encoding dTDP-glucose 4,6-dehydratase: protein MSIINCLLITGGAGFIGSNFVRHWCKTHPSDRVVVLDALTYAGNRQNLAEVEGGENFRFVRGNICDRALVDTLLQEERIDTLVHFAAESHVDRSIIAPDAFIQTNLIGTYTLLEAFRNHYKTLSPTARFIHVSTDEVFGSLNPEDPPFNESTPYAPNSPYSASKAGSDHLARAYFHTYQLPVIITNCSNNYGPYHFPEKLIPLICVNILQGKPLPVYGDGQNVRDWLYVWDHCRAIEAVINRGNPGETYAIGGNNQVKNIDLVKTLCALMDELAPDLPVHPSEQLIEFVKDRPGHDRRYAIDSSKLQQELGWSPSVTFEEGLRKTVQWYLERRDWWEPLLARRSIS, encoded by the coding sequence TTGTCCATTATTAATTGTCTGCTGATTACGGGCGGTGCGGGATTCATCGGTTCTAACTTCGTGCGCCATTGGTGTAAAACTCACCCGAGCGATCGCGTCGTCGTTCTCGATGCGCTTACCTACGCCGGAAACCGTCAAAATCTCGCTGAAGTAGAGGGAGGCGAGAACTTTCGCTTTGTTCGCGGTAATATTTGCGATCGCGCCCTAGTCGATACCCTTCTCCAAGAAGAACGCATCGATACCCTCGTCCACTTCGCCGCCGAATCCCACGTCGATCGCTCCATTATAGCCCCCGATGCTTTCATTCAAACCAACCTCATCGGCACTTATACCCTGCTCGAAGCCTTTCGCAACCACTACAAAACCCTTTCTCCAACCGCTCGATTTATCCACGTCTCCACCGATGAAGTTTTCGGCAGTTTAAACCCCGAAGATCCCCCATTTAACGAAAGTACGCCTTACGCGCCTAATAGTCCTTATTCCGCTTCTAAAGCAGGCAGCGATCACCTCGCCCGCGCCTACTTTCACACCTACCAACTCCCGGTTATTATTACCAATTGTTCTAATAATTACGGCCCCTATCACTTCCCCGAAAAACTCATTCCCCTAATCTGCGTTAACATTTTGCAAGGGAAACCATTACCCGTTTATGGAGACGGTCAAAACGTGCGCGATTGGCTTTATGTTTGGGATCATTGTCGCGCGATCGAAGCAGTAATTAATCGGGGAAATCCCGGCGAAACTTATGCGATCGGCGGCAATAATCAAGTCAAAAATATCGATTTAGTCAAAACATTGTGTGCGTTGATGGACGAACTCGCCCCCGATTTGCCCGTGCATCCTTCCGAGCAACTCATTGAGTTTGTTAAAGATCGTCCCGGCCACGATCGCCGCTACGCGATTGATAGCAGCAAACTTCAACAGGAATTGGGTTGGAGTCCTTCGGTAACATTTGAAGAAGGATTGCGAAAAACAGTGCAATGGTATCTGGAACGGCGCGATTGGTGGGAACCGTTACTCGCTAGGCGTTCAATCTCCTAG
- a CDS encoding AAC(3)-I family aminoglycoside N-acetyltransferase, whose protein sequence is MLTNIAIHRLTSKDLALMESMMTLFGRVFNEIETYTSNRPSQAYFERLLESDYFIALVALKNNSVVGGIAAYELKKFEQERSEIYIYDLAVAEEHRREGIATALIQELRKIAAARGAYVIFVQADLGDDPAIALYTKLGVREEVLHFDIAVTNNDGIA, encoded by the coding sequence ATGTTGACTAACATCGCAATTCACCGGCTGACATCCAAAGATCTGGCGCTAATGGAATCAATGATGACGCTATTCGGTCGGGTATTTAATGAGATTGAAACCTATACATCGAATCGCCCGAGTCAAGCTTATTTCGAGCGCCTGCTTGAGAGCGATTACTTTATTGCCCTTGTAGCTTTAAAGAATAACTCGGTAGTCGGTGGGATTGCCGCCTACGAACTGAAGAAGTTCGAGCAAGAACGCAGTGAAATTTACATTTACGATCTAGCCGTCGCAGAAGAACATCGGCGCGAGGGGATTGCCACAGCGTTGATTCAAGAGCTAAGAAAAATTGCAGCCGCGCGGGGAGCTTATGTTATCTTCGTGCAGGCAGATTTAGGGGACGATCCCGCGATCGCGCTCTATACAAAATTAGGCGTTCGCGAAGAAGTGTTGCACTTTGACATTGCTGTTACCAACAATGATGGCATTGCATAA
- a CDS encoding alpha/beta hydrolase: protein MQHSKFTMPTWKISTQRATGRRQRLLGRLFAVALALPVCSAGAVIAAERVTLRVGPLQQTVEVEDLEYYAETGELRSSLQFYRPLLSPQVRELLGQRLQVDPSVADTFLNQLLAKPDGKKLLEQLRRALPDSSIEQLRAALYLTLRQANGLSVLSFLRAYPQENLTVDASAAVGIILQLNASNLQSQMLSPMLERELSVTRSRSLQPLPDFDPRSDGTQQVQQRSLVFYDRDRKREIPVDLYYASETRGPLIVFSHGFAADRNFLNYLAYHLASYGFTVATLDHPGSNIRNIAEISFNLNNPSDLLAGSEFVDRPKDISFLLDALERLNTDGGELGGKLNARETVVIGHSLGGYTALALAGAELNTDELRDFCQNLSPLGRSPADWLQCAAVKLPERNLRLRDSRVVRIIALNPAIGKLFGSKGLEKVEVPTLILSSSEDAITPPIDHQLRPFDRLPGEKYLIAAIGATHMSVTDIGNQNSMVGQSTLVREVMGPESEPVRQLIRGVALAFVSQLTPEADRYRPFLTSDYVQSLSTTKLPLRLTTKLPSTLDPWLQVLANGQRHIASEKSSNKTQKIASLHRASFGSLASFDNLPRCFFSSRSLIPSLQPCKGQLHYIFTSVLSNYPA from the coding sequence ATGCAACATTCTAAATTCACAATGCCGACCTGGAAAATATCAACCCAAAGGGCGACAGGGAGGCGGCAAAGGCTATTAGGTCGTCTGTTTGCTGTGGCGTTAGCACTCCCAGTTTGTAGCGCGGGGGCGGTTATTGCCGCAGAACGAGTAACGCTGCGCGTCGGACCCCTTCAACAAACCGTAGAAGTTGAAGATTTAGAATATTACGCAGAAACGGGAGAATTGCGATCGTCCTTGCAATTTTATCGCCCCTTGCTCTCGCCGCAAGTTCGAGAACTGCTCGGACAGCGCTTGCAAGTCGATCCGAGCGTTGCCGATACGTTTCTCAATCAATTGCTAGCTAAACCGGACGGAAAAAAACTGCTCGAACAACTGCGGCGTGCTTTACCCGATAGTAGTATCGAACAGTTGCGAGCGGCGCTTTATTTGACGCTGAGACAGGCAAATGGTTTGAGCGTGCTGAGTTTCTTGCGCGCCTATCCCCAGGAGAATTTGACGGTTGATGCGTCTGCGGCGGTGGGGATTATCCTACAACTGAATGCTTCTAACTTACAAAGTCAGATGCTTTCGCCGATGTTGGAACGCGAATTAAGCGTGACGCGATCGCGCAGTTTGCAGCCTTTGCCCGATTTTGACCCCAGAAGCGATGGAACGCAGCAAGTGCAGCAGCGATCGCTGGTATTTTACGATCGCGATCGCAAGCGAGAAATTCCTGTCGATCTCTACTACGCTTCTGAAACGCGCGGCCCCCTAATCGTCTTTTCCCACGGGTTCGCCGCCGATCGCAACTTTCTCAACTACCTCGCTTACCACCTCGCCTCCTACGGCTTCACCGTCGCCACCCTCGACCATCCCGGCAGCAATATTCGCAATATTGCCGAAATTTCTTTCAATCTTAATAATCCGAGCGACCTCCTCGCTGGCTCGGAATTCGTCGATCGCCCCAAAGATATTAGTTTCCTCCTCGACGCACTCGAACGCCTCAACACCGATGGCGGCGAACTCGGCGGCAAATTAAACGCCCGAGAAACCGTCGTCATCGGTCATTCCCTCGGCGGTTACACGGCTTTAGCCCTCGCCGGGGCAGAATTGAACACTGACGAATTGCGCGACTTCTGCCAAAACTTATCTCCCCTGGGGCGTTCTCCCGCCGATTGGCTGCAATGCGCCGCCGTCAAACTGCCAGAACGAAATTTGCGGTTGCGAGATTCGAGGGTTGTGCGGATTATTGCCCTCAATCCCGCGATCGGCAAGCTTTTTGGCAGTAAAGGATTGGAGAAGGTGGAAGTGCCGACGCTGATTTTAAGCAGCAGCGAAGATGCAATTACGCCGCCCATCGACCACCAATTGCGCCCGTTCGATCGCCTGCCCGGGGAAAAATATTTAATTGCCGCGATCGGAGCAACTCACATGAGCGTTACCGATATTGGCAATCAGAATAGCATGGTCGGGCAAAGCACCCTCGTGCGGGAAGTGATGGGACCGGAATCCGAACCCGTCCGACAACTGATTCGCGGCGTTGCATTAGCCTTTGTCAGCCAACTCACCCCCGAAGCCGATCGCTATCGCCCCTTCCTCACTTCCGACTACGTGCAATCTCTCTCTACTACTAAATTACCCCTGCGCTTGACGACTAAATTGCCCTCAACCCTCGATCCTTGGCTGCAAGTGCTGGCAAACGGACAACGGCATATTGCATCGGAAAAGTCAAGCAATAAAACTCAGAAAATAGCAAGTCTTCACAGAGCCTCGTTTGGCAGTTTAGCGAGCTTTGATAACCTGCCTCGCTGTTTCTTTAGCAGTCGCTCGCTAATTCCTTCCCTACAACCTTGTAAAGGGCAGTTGCACTATATTTTTACCAGTGTATTGAGCAATTATCCGGCTTAG
- the lepB gene encoding signal peptidase I encodes MEKEPQPQNGWIEAVKTVGLSLFLAFGIRTFIAEARYIPSESMLPTLEINDRLIVEKISYHFTKPTRGDIVVFHPPNEAIICSPNQPLPIKDAYIKRVIGLPGESVEVKDGKVLVNGKTLNENYIKDAPNYPLPSVTVPQGSYLVLGDNRNQSCDSHVWGFVPEGNIIGKAVVRFWPLNRLEGNLH; translated from the coding sequence ATGGAAAAAGAACCGCAGCCCCAAAATGGTTGGATTGAAGCCGTTAAAACCGTTGGCTTGAGTCTCTTCCTCGCTTTTGGCATCCGCACCTTCATTGCCGAAGCGCGTTACATCCCTTCAGAATCAATGTTGCCCACCCTCGAAATCAACGATCGCTTGATTGTCGAGAAAATTAGCTATCACTTCACCAAACCAACTCGCGGCGATATCGTCGTTTTTCATCCTCCCAACGAAGCGATTATTTGCAGCCCCAACCAGCCCCTCCCCATCAAAGATGCCTATATCAAGCGCGTAATCGGACTTCCGGGCGAAAGTGTCGAAGTTAAAGATGGTAAAGTTCTCGTCAATGGCAAAACCCTCAACGAAAACTACATCAAAGACGCACCGAATTACCCCCTTCCATCCGTCACCGTTCCCCAAGGTTCTTACCTCGTCCTCGGCGACAATCGCAATCAAAGCTGCGATTCTCACGTTTGGGGCTTTGTCCCAGAAGGGAATATTATCGGTAAAGCAGTGGTAAGATTTTGGCCCCTGAACCGTTTGGAGGGGAATCTGCATTAG
- a CDS encoding ATP-binding cassette domain-containing protein translates to MAKVVLDKIYKSYPARRGEAPSSTADGSKSQANSTSVLRSINLTIEDGEFMVLVGPSGCGKSTLLRSIAGLEELTGGNIYVGDRLVNALPPKERNIAMVFQSYALYPHLTVYDNIAFGLRRMYGEENVANEEISADAKERAIAWGKKLWDDVKQGALRSLRVATDKETAIAQQVRSVAKLLQIEPLLRRYPKQLSGGQKQRVALGRAIARNPQVFLMDEPLSNLDAKLRAETRSQIVQLQRQLGTTTIYVTHDQTEAMTMGDRIAVMNQGEIQQVAKPLELYNRPANRFVAEFIGSPPMNFLPVQVKAPLLLVHPQFRLTVPALWFDYLEPYDGRSLLLGLRPEHLALSPAAPKNICAIVDRIEALGNDTYVAAHLVEDRTCPLQVRLPPDAEVKMGETIWFSVNLDKIHLFEPQSGQAIWQRTAING, encoded by the coding sequence GTGGCTAAGGTCGTTCTCGATAAAATCTACAAAAGCTATCCCGCTCGCCGAGGAGAAGCCCCCTCCAGTACCGCAGATGGTTCTAAGAGTCAAGCGAATTCAACGAGCGTTTTGCGCTCCATCAACTTAACGATAGAAGATGGAGAATTCATGGTGTTAGTGGGGCCGTCGGGATGCGGTAAAAGTACGCTGCTGCGATCGATCGCGGGATTGGAAGAACTCACCGGCGGTAATATTTACGTTGGCGATCGCCTTGTCAACGCCCTCCCGCCCAAAGAACGCAATATTGCAATGGTGTTCCAAAGTTACGCCCTCTACCCCCATTTAACGGTGTACGATAACATCGCCTTCGGGTTGCGGCGGATGTACGGCGAAGAAAATGTCGCCAATGAAGAGATCTCCGCCGATGCGAAAGAACGCGCGATCGCGTGGGGCAAGAAACTGTGGGACGATGTTAAACAGGGCGCGCTGAGAAGTCTGCGAGTCGCCACGGACAAAGAAACCGCGATCGCGCAACAAGTCCGCAGCGTCGCCAAACTCCTGCAAATCGAACCCCTGCTGCGGCGCTACCCCAAGCAACTCTCCGGCGGGCAAAAACAGCGCGTCGCATTAGGACGCGCGATCGCGCGCAACCCCCAAGTCTTCTTAATGGACGAACCCCTCTCCAACCTCGATGCCAAACTGCGCGCCGAAACCCGCAGCCAAATCGTCCAACTGCAACGCCAACTCGGCACCACAACCATCTACGTCACCCACGATCAAACCGAAGCCATGACAATGGGCGATCGCATCGCCGTCATGAACCAAGGCGAAATTCAACAAGTCGCCAAACCCCTCGAACTCTACAACCGCCCCGCCAACCGCTTCGTCGCCGAATTCATCGGTTCGCCGCCGATGAACTTCCTCCCCGTCCAAGTCAAAGCACCGCTTCTTCTCGTCCATCCCCAATTCCGCCTCACCGTCCCCGCCCTCTGGTTCGACTATTTAGAACCTTACGACGGACGTTCTCTCCTACTCGGACTGCGCCCCGAACACCTCGCCCTCAGTCCCGCCGCCCCCAAAAATATCTGTGCAATTGTCGATCGCATCGAAGCCCTCGGAAACGATACCTACGTCGCCGCCCACCTCGTCGAAGATCGCACCTGTCCGCTACAAGTCCGCCTTCCTCCCGATGCAGAGGTCAAAATGGGCGAAACCATTTGGTTTTCAGTAAATTTAGATAAAATTCACCTTTTCGAGCCTCAAAGCGGTCAAGCAATCTGGCAGCGAACGGCGATTAATGGATAA
- a CDS encoding ATP-binding protein, giving the protein MTIAGFSQLFRAFKEPFLLLTNRGEIQAANQAITTVFNCKRKQIIGKNLLDFVRETPEEVLAYLKLCSQSSSFTIGSLTFLRSDGKEVAYRVEGAVVQPQTENSPALNLLRFQSKEVAINDFTVLNQQIEQLGEELGKELQRRKQAESELQRNNEQLRKALTDLKLAQIKLIQTEKMSGLGQLVAGIAHEINNPVNFIEGNLSYLSNYLKDLIELIKLYQAEFPDASLTIKNYLEAIELNYLIEDSNKIIRSMELGSQRLSNIVRSLRTFSRLDEAKLKEVNIHEGIESTLSIIQYRLKKEGTKRGIKLIKKYGDIPLIECYPSHLNQVFFNLLNNAIDALLDVKLEETLNGSACTVRCIWIHTEREASDRVKIRIRDNGTGIKKTILPQIFNPFFTTKPIGQGTGLGLAISYQIATQMHQGSLSCNSIEGEGTEFVLEIPIFQSPVIPLTNSALFSPATQEDL; this is encoded by the coding sequence ATGACAATTGCTGGATTTTCTCAATTATTCCGTGCTTTTAAAGAACCCTTCCTATTGCTTACGAATCGAGGAGAGATCCAAGCAGCAAATCAAGCAATTACAACAGTTTTCAACTGTAAACGCAAACAGATCATTGGCAAGAACTTACTCGACTTTGTGCGAGAAACGCCTGAAGAAGTGCTTGCTTACTTAAAATTGTGTTCTCAGAGCAGTAGTTTTACGATCGGTTCTCTGACTTTTTTAAGATCGGACGGAAAAGAAGTTGCTTACCGTGTTGAAGGTGCAGTCGTTCAGCCACAAACCGAAAATAGTCCTGCCCTTAATTTGCTTCGATTTCAAAGCAAAGAGGTTGCAATTAATGATTTTACCGTACTCAATCAACAAATCGAACAATTAGGCGAAGAACTCGGTAAAGAATTGCAGCGGCGCAAACAAGCTGAGTCAGAGCTTCAGCGCAATAACGAACAGTTAAGAAAAGCCCTCACCGATCTCAAACTAGCTCAAATCAAGTTAATTCAAACAGAGAAAATGTCCGGTCTCGGACAATTAGTTGCCGGAATCGCGCATGAAATCAATAATCCGGTCAACTTTATCGAAGGGAATCTTTCTTATCTTAGTAATTATTTAAAAGATCTAATAGAGTTAATAAAACTTTATCAAGCAGAATTTCCTGATGCTAGTCTGACGATTAAAAATTATCTCGAAGCAATTGAATTAAATTATTTGATTGAAGATTCAAATAAAATTATCAGATCGATGGAGTTGGGATCTCAGCGACTTTCAAATATTGTTCGTTCGTTGCGGACATTTTCAAGACTGGATGAAGCGAAACTGAAAGAAGTTAATATTCATGAAGGAATAGAGAGTACGCTTTCAATTATCCAGTACCGACTGAAAAAGGAAGGCACTAAACGCGGCATTAAACTTATCAAGAAATACGGCGATATCCCGTTAATTGAATGCTATCCGAGTCATCTGAATCAAGTCTTTTTTAACTTGCTCAATAATGCGATTGATGCCTTGCTCGATGTCAAGCTAGAAGAAACCTTGAATGGAAGCGCTTGCACGGTGAGATGTATTTGGATTCACACCGAGCGAGAAGCATCCGATCGCGTTAAGATTCGCATTCGCGATAACGGTACGGGAATCAAAAAAACTATTCTCCCTCAAATTTTCAATCCTTTCTTTACGACCAAACCTATCGGTCAAGGAACGGGATTAGGTTTAGCAATCAGCTATCAAATCGCAACCCAGATGCACCAAGGAAGTTTGAGTTGTAATTCCATTGAAGGAGAAGGAACAGAATTTGTCTTGGAAATTCCGATTTTTCAATCTCCAGTTATCCCGCTTACCAATTCCGCCCTGTTTTCCCCCGCGACTCAGGAAGATCTGTAG
- a CDS encoding methanogen output domain 1-containing protein — MSESSLEALEIPLERDIFLRTLIRELSGTLQETVGVEEASGFISIVGQRIGGQINTEYRDALKVKTLSVQQVAEALVDLKRRIKGDFYIIEADEDKIILGNRACPFGEKVSERPSMCMMTSNVFGLIAAENLGYAKVELQETIALGYAGCRVVVYLKLNDETEDIVGREYFKT, encoded by the coding sequence ATGAGTGAATCCTCTTTAGAAGCTTTAGAAATCCCCTTAGAACGAGACATATTTTTACGAACCTTAATTCGCGAGCTTTCGGGGACGCTACAAGAAACAGTTGGGGTAGAAGAAGCCTCTGGTTTTATTAGCATTGTCGGTCAAAGAATCGGCGGTCAAATCAATACAGAATATCGCGACGCACTGAAAGTTAAAACTCTTTCAGTTCAGCAAGTTGCTGAAGCCCTCGTCGATCTCAAGCGTCGGATTAAAGGGGATTTTTATATTATTGAAGCTGACGAAGATAAAATCATTTTGGGCAATCGCGCCTGTCCTTTTGGCGAAAAAGTTTCAGAGCGGCCTTCAATGTGCATGATGACTTCCAATGTTTTTGGTCTGATTGCAGCCGAAAATTTAGGATATGCTAAAGTTGAACTACAAGAAACCATTGCTTTAGGTTATGCAGGTTGCCGCGTCGTCGTGTACTTGAAATTGAATGACGAAACCGAGGATATTGTCGGCAGAGAATACTTTAAAACATAA